The Coffea eugenioides isolate CCC68of chromosome 8, Ceug_1.0, whole genome shotgun sequence genome has a segment encoding these proteins:
- the LOC113779448 gene encoding probable E3 ubiquitin-protein ligase RZFP34, whose amino-acid sequence MAEIAFDQCGAVLIEPKDSITITEEKRTEANQVHPKQSNDGCTANEEFTCQDMISGTDTLDKGYMEHGCSHYRRRCRIRAPCCNEIFDCRHCHNEAKNDLKVDQKLRHDVPRHQIEKIICSLCGTEQEVRQVCINCGVCMARYYCGTCKLFDDDTSKRQYHCDGCGICRIGGRENFFHCHKCRCCYSTLLKNSHPCIEGAMHHDCPVCFEYLFESRNDITVLPCGHTIHKNCLEEMQEHLQYACPLCSKSVCDMSKVWEKFDLEIAATPMPEPYQNMKVWILCNDCGTSAEVQFHIVAQKCPSCKSYNTRQTRG is encoded by the exons ATGGCAGAGATAGCTTTTGATCAATGTGGGGCTGTGCTGATTGAGCCAAAAGACTCAATAACAATAACTGAAGAAAAAAGGACTGAGGCTAATCAAGTTCACCCTAAGCAATCCAATGATGGATGCACTGCTAATGAAGAATTCACTTGTCAGGATATGATAAGTGGTACTGACACCCTGGATAAAGGCTACATGGAGCATGG GTGTTCACACTATCGTCGAAGGTGTCGCATTAGAGCCCCTTGCTGCAATGAAATATTTGATTGTCGTCATTGTCATAATGAGGCAAAG AATGATCTCAAGGTTGACCAAAAGCTCAGGCATGATGTTCCTCGCCATCAAATTGAGAAG ATTATATGCTCACTTTGTGGAACTGAACAAGAG GTTCGTCAAGTTTGTATAAATTGTGGTGTGTGCATGGCTAGATATTATTGTGGAACTTGCAAGTTGTTTGATGATGAT ACATCAAAGAGGCAGTACCATTGTGACGGTTGTGGCATTTGCAG AATTGGTGGACGGGAAAATTTCTTCCATTGTCATAAATGCC gATGTTGCTACTCGACACTTCTGAAGAATAGCCACCCGTGCATAGAAGGAGCAATGCACCATGATTGCCCTGTTTGCTTTGAG TATCTCTTTGAGTCGAGAAATGATATAACAGTTTTGCCTTGCGGGCACACAATTCACAAGAACTGCTTGGAGGAAATGCAGGAACACTTGCA GTATGCTTGCCCACTGTGCTCGAAGTCAGTCTGTGATATGTCAAAAGTGTGGGAGAAATTTGACCTGGAGATTGCAGCAACCCCCATGCCTGAACCTTACCAAAATATGAAG GTTTGGATTCTGTGCAATGATTGTGGAACAAGTGCAGAAGTACAATTTCACATTGTAGCCCAGAAATGCCCTAGTTGCAAGTCTTATAACACTCGCCAAACCAGAGGATAG